GCAACTGCCCAATGATTTCCATAAATATCAGTTACTTTTTGAAATTGCTCTGGTTTTGGTTCAATTTTTATATCAAGATTATAGATTTTCTGTGAGACGAACTTATTTGAAAAATCCTTCGGAAGAGCGAATCTGAAACTTAAAGTTTCAAGGGACTGAGGCACAGCAAAATCCATTTGCTGGGTCACTTTTATCTTACTGTAAAGACTGCCTTCCAGAATAAGAGTTTTGGGAAAAGCAGTATAAGCGGTTAAAAGAGAGCAAAAAATTATTATTAAATATATCAAAATCTTTAGTTTTTTCATTGAATTTCAATTTTAAGGGCAGGACTGAGCCTGCCCTTTTTTAGTTAATCACATACATTATTTGTGCATCTTCCGCTACAGCACTGGCCGCTGGATGTGCACCACCATCCAGAGGGTGTGCAGGGTTTTGCAGAAATCATGTTCTCCATTTTTCCATCAACATTCATTGCAAGGCAGTAGTCAACTTTTTGAAAAGCGGTAGAATTATCCTTATTCTGAGCCACTGCAAAACCAACAACCAAAAATGCAAAAAGCAGGACAATAATGAGATATAGTTTTTTTCTCATTTTAAAACCTCCTTAGAGTTATATAAGCTCCTCAAGGAGCTCCACTAAATTGTATATATAGTGAGAAAAGTTTTCAAGGTAATTTTCACATTATTTTGTTTCCACTTTAAGCATTGTCTCATAAAACTCTGATGCCTTACTCTGTCCTTTCTGAACAATC
The Thermodesulfovibrio yellowstonii DSM 11347 DNA segment above includes these coding regions:
- a CDS encoding conotoxin translates to MRKKLYLIIVLLFAFLVVGFAVAQNKDNSTAFQKVDYCLAMNVDGKMENMISAKPCTPSGWWCTSSGQCCSGRCTNNVCD